The following coding sequences are from one Rhineura floridana isolate rRhiFlo1 chromosome 2, rRhiFlo1.hap2, whole genome shotgun sequence window:
- the LOC133377936 gene encoding olfactory receptor 5AR1-like, whose product MAKGNFTTITEFVLLGFTDNQSIKFLLFIVFLLIDLMIVVGNIGMVTLIWIDSRLHTPMYFFLSNLSILDIGYSSVIAPRTLITFVTESKTISFTGCALQFFFFCIAVSCECCLLGAMAYDRFIAICNPLLDTAIMSRKLCNLLVVSSYLTSCVNAAVQTAFIFNLSFCRSNIINHFFCDAPPILKLSCSDTRVIDIIHFTFSTAIAFVTILTILVSYTYIVVAILRINSAEGRRKAFSTCASHLMALTLFYGTAVFMYLWPSSKYSMEQDKIISVFYTLVIPMLNPLIYSLRNKEVKEAFKRLLGEKVVAQRH is encoded by the coding sequence ATGGCAAAAGGAAACTTCACTACAATTACGGAGTTTGTTTTGCTGGGATTCACAGATAACCAGAGCATAAAGTTTCTTCTCTTCATTGTGTTCTTATTGATAGATTTGATGATCGTGGTGGGGAACATTGGCATGGTAACATTAATCTGGATTGACTCCCGGCTTCACACTCCCATGTATTTTTTCCTGAGCAATCTGTCAATCTTAGATATTGGTTACTCCAGTGTCATTGCTCCCAGGACACTGATAACCTTTGTAACAGAAAGCAAAACAATTTCATTCACTGGCTGTGCCctgcagtttttctttttctgcattgCTGTATCCTGCGAATGCTGCCTGCTGGGTGCGATGGCATACGACCGCTTCATCGCTATCTGCAACCCACTGTTGGATACTGCTATCATGTCCAGAAAGCTCTGCAATTTGCTTGTGGTGTCTTCATATCTAACAAGTTGTGTGAATGCAGCGGTCCAGACTGCATTTATATTTAATTTGTCCTTTTGTAGGTCCAATATCATCAACCATTTTTTCTGTGATGCACCCCCTATCCTAAAGctctcctgctcagacacaagaGTCATAGATATAATTCATTTTACTTTCTCTACAGCAATTGCATTTGTAACTATCCTAACCATACTGGTCTCTTATACATATATAGTTGTCGCCATCCTTCGGATCAACTCAGCAGAGGGCAGACGTAAAGCCTTCTCCACCTGTGCCTCTCACCTTATGGCTCTCACTCTATTCTATGGGACAGCTGTTTTCATGTACCTATGGCCCAGTTCAAAATATTCCATGGAACAGGACAAAATAATCTCTGTGTTTTACACCCTTGTAATCCCTATGTTGAATCCACTCATCTACAGTCTGAGAAATAAGGAGGTAAAAGAGGCTTTCAAAAGGCTGCTTGGGGAAAAGGTTGTCGCTCAGAGACACTAA